The proteins below are encoded in one region of Halocatena salina:
- a CDS encoding DICT sensory domain-containing protein: protein MKLTELIAGVESHRKTLTVFNAPESEITALREHFTDRNIDVAGTRTSSGPQRYVVLSKGDEFVTAMSIDTVFGSDEKASQSGAYRPILDHLDETTFTSYDVGQMGAASHEIEDRAWRVGSGTVYAGFGTVSALGVRIDTYERLADKKPLSVHLYAFPDSELPAHDDVTVHLERSEEIRTTWFVAYDGDGMDSNKCALLAEEREPDAFYGFWTYDPDTVDWIVDHLVTNYTITDHTSDLS from the coding sequence ATGAAGTTAACAGAGTTGATCGCGGGGGTAGAGTCACATCGGAAGACGCTCACAGTGTTCAACGCTCCCGAATCGGAGATCACTGCGCTTCGAGAGCACTTTACTGATCGGAACATCGACGTTGCAGGGACACGAACGTCGTCCGGACCACAACGGTACGTCGTTCTCAGCAAGGGTGATGAGTTCGTCACGGCGATGAGCATCGATACGGTGTTCGGAAGCGATGAAAAAGCGTCACAGTCGGGCGCGTACCGACCGATTCTCGATCACCTCGATGAAACGACGTTCACGTCGTACGATGTGGGACAGATGGGTGCCGCATCTCACGAGATCGAAGACCGGGCGTGGCGCGTCGGTTCCGGCACGGTGTACGCCGGGTTTGGAACTGTTTCGGCACTCGGAGTCCGGATCGATACGTACGAGCGCCTCGCAGACAAAAAGCCTCTGTCGGTGCATCTGTACGCGTTTCCCGACAGCGAACTTCCAGCCCACGACGACGTTACCGTGCATCTAGAACGATCCGAAGAAATTCGGACGACGTGGTTCGTCGCGTACGATGGGGATGGAATGGACTCGAACAAGTGTGCGTTACTGGCCGAAGAGCGTGAGCCGGACGCATTTTACGGCTTTTGGACGTACGATCCTGACACGGTCGATTGGATCGTCGACCACCTCGTCACGAACTACACGATCACCGATCACACGTCCGATCTCTCGTGA
- a CDS encoding DMT family transporter produces MARDAPPVSPALGLAVAVGAVSTSAILVRWSQAPSLIKAFYRVLFTTMLLVPLALSGHRTAFSRLTGRDVLGAGLAGLALALHFAAWFESLEWTSVAASVTLVQSQPLFVALGAALLLEERISVRTTVGILIALAGMIMMSVGDGGIGGPTTASVYGNVLAVVGAVMAAGYVLAGRALRHGERIALLPYVTIVYAVCALVLLVLLRIEQLPLVSYPPREWLLFLGMAIGPGIFGHTVINWALAHVESSVVSVSLLGEPVGSTVLALVLLREFPGVATVVGGTIVLGGIAVTSHQ; encoded by the coding sequence ATGGCACGGGACGCCCCACCGGTTTCCCCAGCGCTCGGACTCGCGGTCGCTGTGGGGGCGGTGAGTACGAGCGCAATTCTCGTTCGCTGGAGTCAGGCACCGAGCCTCATCAAGGCGTTTTATCGCGTCCTATTCACTACGATGCTGCTCGTTCCGCTTGCTCTCTCGGGCCACCGGACGGCGTTCAGTCGTCTTACCGGCCGCGATGTACTCGGTGCGGGACTCGCTGGACTCGCGCTCGCGTTGCATTTCGCTGCGTGGTTCGAGAGTCTTGAATGGACGAGCGTGGCAGCGAGCGTCACGCTCGTTCAGTCCCAACCTCTGTTCGTCGCTCTCGGAGCCGCTCTGTTGCTCGAAGAACGGATCTCTGTACGAACCACAGTCGGAATCCTGATCGCGCTTGCGGGGATGATCATGATGTCGGTCGGTGATGGGGGCATTGGCGGACCCACGACTGCGTCCGTTTACGGGAACGTACTCGCCGTTGTGGGCGCAGTGATGGCTGCTGGATACGTGTTAGCCGGTCGAGCACTCAGACACGGGGAACGTATCGCGTTGCTTCCCTACGTGACGATCGTCTACGCCGTCTGTGCGCTCGTTTTGCTCGTACTGCTTCGCATCGAACAGCTACCGCTCGTTTCCTACCCGCCACGGGAGTGGCTCCTCTTTCTGGGCATGGCTATCGGGCCCGGAATCTTCGGCCATACGGTCATCAACTGGGCGCTCGCACACGTCGAATCGAGCGTCGTCAGCGTTTCTCTTCTCGGCGAGCCGGTGGGAAGCACGGTGCTCGCGCTCGTACTGCTCAGAGAATTCCCCGGCGTCGCTACCGTCGTTGGTGGGACGATCGTACTCGGAGGAATCGCGGTTACATCTCACCAGTGA
- a CDS encoding 2-oxoacid:acceptor oxidoreductase subunit alpha produces the protein MTNDELLWRIAGGSGDGIDSTSQNFAKALMRSGLNIFTHRHYPSRIRGGHTYVEVRAASHEVKSRGDGYNFLLALGDSFARNPQEDAYYGNEEVKPLTENLDDLREGGVIVYDEGLLDESDVADLDEQAEENGWHVYPLNLRGLAREHGREVMRNTAGVGATAALLGMELDPVEELMEERMSGEVLEQNLEILEIAKNEVEEREFTHDLQIPAVEDGGNDEQVLVSGSTAIAYGAIDEGCRFISGYPMTPWTDVFTIMSQNLPEFGGIAEQVEDEIAAASLAIGASHAGVKAMSGSSGGGFALMSEPLGLAEMAETPIVLVEAMRAGPSTGMPTKPEQGDLEHVLYTSQGDSNRVVFAPGNAQEAYEQTRRAFQLAYNYQLPAIVLYDQKLSGELINVDEAFFDREPNPSLGSVLTEEEIADAPHHHSGKFNRYRHDVENGVSPRSIPGQEDGRFLVTGNEHTPQGHISEDPDNRINQMDRRMEKLESIRAELDANDQSSQTVYTPDDEAEHQYGIMTFGSQQGTVEEATKRLSDDGHSVKALGVSELLPYPTEEVKAFLDSVDQCMIVEMNASAQFRGLTQKELGGYGEMMTSLLKYNGNPFEPEEIVEGFESSISGDGDAPGHSTTFVPAASD, from the coding sequence ATGACAAATGATGAGCTACTCTGGCGGATCGCTGGTGGGTCTGGCGACGGGATCGACTCGACCAGCCAAAATTTCGCCAAGGCACTGATGCGATCCGGTCTGAATATATTCACACACCGGCATTACCCTTCACGAATTCGTGGTGGTCACACGTATGTGGAGGTCCGAGCAGCATCCCACGAGGTCAAATCACGCGGTGATGGGTACAACTTCCTCTTGGCGCTTGGTGACAGCTTCGCTCGCAACCCACAGGAAGACGCCTACTACGGCAACGAGGAAGTCAAGCCGCTTACCGAAAACCTCGACGACCTGCGCGAGGGGGGCGTGATCGTCTACGACGAAGGATTGCTCGACGAATCTGATGTCGCGGATCTCGATGAACAGGCCGAAGAGAACGGGTGGCACGTCTACCCCCTCAATCTCCGCGGTCTTGCGCGTGAACACGGCCGTGAAGTGATGCGCAACACCGCCGGTGTCGGCGCGACTGCCGCACTCCTTGGTATGGAACTGGATCCGGTCGAGGAGTTGATGGAAGAGCGCATGAGCGGCGAAGTGTTAGAGCAGAACCTCGAAATCCTCGAGATCGCAAAAAACGAGGTTGAAGAACGGGAATTCACCCACGACCTTCAGATCCCGGCGGTCGAGGACGGCGGCAACGACGAGCAGGTGCTCGTCTCGGGAAGCACGGCGATCGCGTATGGGGCGATCGACGAAGGCTGTCGGTTCATTTCCGGCTATCCGATGACGCCGTGGACTGACGTGTTCACGATCATGTCCCAGAACCTCCCGGAGTTCGGGGGAATCGCCGAACAGGTCGAAGACGAGATCGCCGCCGCGTCGCTTGCGATCGGAGCCTCTCATGCGGGCGTCAAAGCCATGTCCGGTTCCTCCGGCGGAGGATTCGCGCTCATGTCCGAGCCGCTCGGACTGGCGGAGATGGCCGAAACGCCGATCGTGCTCGTCGAGGCGATGCGAGCCGGGCCATCGACAGGTATGCCGACCAAACCCGAGCAGGGCGACCTCGAACACGTCCTTTACACCAGTCAGGGAGATTCGAACCGGGTCGTCTTTGCGCCGGGGAACGCACAGGAAGCCTACGAGCAGACCAGACGGGCGTTCCAGCTCGCCTACAACTACCAACTCCCCGCAATCGTGCTGTACGACCAGAAGTTGTCGGGCGAGTTGATCAACGTCGACGAGGCGTTTTTCGACCGTGAGCCGAACCCCTCGCTCGGGTCTGTGCTCACAGAAGAGGAAATCGCGGACGCGCCACACCATCACTCCGGGAAGTTCAACCGGTACCGCCACGACGTCGAAAACGGTGTCAGTCCGCGTTCGATCCCCGGACAGGAAGATGGACGATTCCTCGTAACTGGCAACGAGCACACTCCACAGGGACACATCAGCGAGGACCCGGACAACCGGATCAACCAGATGGATCGCCGGATGGAGAAGCTCGAATCGATTCGCGCAGAACTCGATGCCAACGATCAGAGCAGCCAGACGGTGTACACCCCTGACGACGAAGCAGAGCACCAGTACGGTATCATGACGTTCGGAAGCCAGCAGGGAACCGTCGAAGAAGCCACCAAACGGCTCTCCGACGACGGCCACTCCGTGAAAGCACTCGGTGTCAGTGAACTGCTTCCGTATCCGACCGAGGAGGTCAAGGCGTTCCTCGATTCGGTCGATCAGTGTATGATCGTCGAAATGAACGCCTCTGCTCAGTTCCGGGGACTTACCCAGAAAGAACTGGGCGGCTATGGCGAGATGATGACGAGCCTGTTGAAGTACAACGGCAACCCCTTCGAACCGGAGGAGATCGTCGAGGGGTTCGAATCGAGCATCAGCGGGGATGGGGACGCCCCCGGTCACTCGACCACGTTCGTCCCCGCAGCAAGTGATTAA
- a CDS encoding tRNA (guanine(26)-N(2))-dimethyltransferase produces MEVSEGVVTVDVPEQPESGVGDDVFFNPDQELNRDITAAVLRIWEDRTDAGTYLDATAASGIRGVRGAAAGWDATCCDYDERAVEYCRANFARNDLSGTAVHRDANAYMHEQRFDVVDLDPFGTPIPFADSAFRSARSLLCVTATDTAPLCGAHFESGVRSYSAVPRNTDFHAEMGLRILLSALARTGARYDIGVTPVLSHVTRHYVRTYLELDHRATDANAAIEALGYVDHCEDCLYRTTTQGLIADPPTVCPNCASDRINTAGPLWLGSTHDADFVTEVSERMPETFDTAGRATRLLDTIAGEIDTPTHYDQHRLSKQWGVSAIGMDEFLDRLRRAGFDASRAQYGGTTFKTDADVAQIERATVR; encoded by the coding sequence ATGGAAGTCTCCGAAGGAGTCGTCACTGTCGACGTGCCCGAACAACCGGAATCGGGCGTCGGCGACGACGTGTTTTTCAATCCCGATCAGGAGTTGAATCGGGACATCACCGCCGCCGTGCTCCGCATCTGGGAGGATCGCACGGATGCGGGAACGTATCTCGATGCGACGGCCGCGAGCGGCATCCGGGGCGTTCGCGGAGCGGCGGCGGGATGGGATGCAACGTGTTGTGACTATGATGAGCGAGCGGTAGAGTACTGTCGCGCCAATTTTGCGCGCAACGACCTGTCGGGAACTGCCGTCCACCGGGATGCTAACGCGTACATGCACGAACAGCGGTTCGATGTCGTGGACCTCGATCCGTTCGGGACGCCGATCCCCTTCGCTGACAGCGCATTTCGGTCAGCGCGGTCGCTGTTATGCGTCACGGCGACCGACACCGCACCGCTGTGTGGTGCCCACTTCGAAAGCGGCGTTCGATCCTACAGCGCTGTGCCACGCAACACCGATTTTCACGCCGAGATGGGACTTCGGATACTCCTCTCTGCGCTCGCGCGCACTGGTGCGCGCTATGACATCGGTGTCACGCCCGTGCTGAGCCACGTCACCCGTCACTACGTCCGGACGTATCTCGAACTTGACCACCGAGCGACGGACGCCAACGCCGCCATCGAGGCGTTAGGCTACGTCGATCACTGTGAAGACTGTCTGTATCGCACGACGACTCAGGGACTGATCGCCGATCCGCCAACCGTGTGTCCGAACTGTGCGAGCGACCGTATCAACACGGCTGGACCGCTGTGGCTCGGTTCGACGCACGACGCGGACTTCGTCACCGAAGTGAGCGAGCGAATGCCCGAGACGTTCGACACCGCCGGACGGGCCACACGACTCCTCGATACCATCGCTGGGGAAATCGACACACCGACCCACTACGATCAACACCGGCTCTCGAAACAGTGGGGGGTTTCGGCGATCGGCATGGACGAGTTTCTCGATCGGCTCAGACGCGCTGGGTTCGATGCTTCGCGCGCCCAGTACGGTGGGACGACGTTCAAAACGGATGCGGATGTCGCACAGATCGAACGCGCCACTGTTCGATGA
- a CDS encoding thiamine pyrophosphate-dependent enzyme: MSAFSAIETKRDVDQNEFTPDIEPQATWCPGCGDFGVLKALKGAMTEVGKNPDEVLLVTGIGCSGKLSSYFDSYGYHSIHGRSLPIARASKLANPNLEVVAAGGDGDGYGIGGNHFMHTARENHDMVYIVFNNEIFGLTKGQTSPTSPKGHKSKTQPHGSAKDPVRPLSMSLSAGASYIARTAAVNPNQAKEILVEAIEHDGFAHIDFLTQCPTWNKDAKQYVPYTDVQDDEDFSFEVTDRQEAGEMMYEAESRLSQGEVLTGRFYREDRPSYGQEKRHTGEMPEQPLAERYFDDSYEWERSADLMHRHR; encoded by the coding sequence ATGAGTGCATTCAGTGCCATCGAGACGAAACGGGATGTCGACCAAAACGAGTTCACCCCGGATATCGAGCCTCAGGCGACGTGGTGTCCCGGTTGTGGCGACTTCGGCGTTTTGAAGGCGTTGAAGGGCGCTATGACCGAAGTCGGAAAGAATCCGGATGAGGTGTTGCTCGTGACGGGGATCGGCTGTTCGGGGAAACTCTCTTCGTATTTCGACAGCTACGGCTATCACTCCATCCACGGCCGATCGCTCCCGATCGCGCGGGCGTCGAAACTCGCCAATCCGAACCTCGAAGTCGTCGCTGCTGGCGGTGACGGTGACGGATACGGGATCGGCGGAAACCACTTCATGCACACCGCCCGTGAGAACCACGACATGGTGTACATCGTGTTCAACAACGAGATCTTCGGGCTGACCAAAGGCCAGACCTCACCGACGAGTCCCAAGGGCCACAAATCCAAAACACAGCCCCACGGCAGTGCGAAAGATCCGGTTCGGCCGCTGTCGATGTCTCTCTCCGCAGGCGCATCGTACATCGCCCGGACGGCTGCCGTCAATCCTAACCAAGCCAAAGAGATCCTCGTCGAGGCCATCGAACACGACGGCTTCGCCCATATCGATTTCCTCACGCAGTGCCCGACGTGGAACAAGGACGCAAAACAGTACGTGCCATACACCGACGTTCAGGACGACGAGGACTTTTCGTTCGAGGTGACCGATCGACAGGAAGCCGGCGAGATGATGTACGAAGCCGAGTCTCGCCTCTCCCAAGGCGAGGTGCTCACGGGTCGATTCTACCGGGAGGATCGTCCCTCCTACGGTCAAGAGAAACGACACACCGGAGAGATGCCCGAGCAACCCCTCGCCGAACGCTACTTCGATGATAGCTACGAGTGGGAACGATCGGCCGACCTCATGCATCGACATCGGTGA
- the lrpA1 gene encoding HTH-type transcriptional regulator LrpA1: protein MSTDTTENRILSALEDDAQASYAEIAERAGVSKPTVRKYIDKLETEGIIVGYSADVDPKKLSGRSIALVGIDVESEQYVEVTRQLEEHGAIEALYTSSGDHMLMAEIHAVDGHAVGDIISDQIESIEGITAAHPSFLQERLK, encoded by the coding sequence ATGAGTACGGACACGACCGAGAATCGGATCCTTTCGGCCTTGGAGGACGATGCCCAGGCCTCGTATGCCGAGATCGCAGAACGGGCCGGCGTTTCGAAACCGACAGTACGTAAATATATAGATAAGTTGGAAACTGAGGGGATCATCGTCGGCTACTCTGCTGATGTCGATCCAAAGAAACTCTCCGGTCGGTCGATCGCGCTAGTCGGAATCGATGTCGAGAGCGAGCAGTACGTCGAGGTCACCCGTCAGCTCGAAGAACACGGCGCGATCGAGGCGTTGTACACCTCTTCGGGTGATCACATGTTGATGGCCGAGATCCATGCTGTGGACGGGCACGCAGTCGGTGACATCATCAGCGATCAGATCGAGTCCATCGAGGGCATCACGGCAGCCCATCCCTCGTTTCTTCAAGAGCGGCTGAAGTGA
- a CDS encoding SRPBCC family protein → MPVFTRHTRVRASLDSVWEFHSSVDGLVALTPEVANLRIERVVDGDGRPADRDHLVPGTRVGVSVRPFGVGPRREWISVIVERTEEPGTRVFVDEMRDGPFPDWRHTHAFYADGAETLIRDRVEYELPATFGPLDRFSALGFEPVFRYRHRRTKEALE, encoded by the coding sequence ATGCCGGTGTTCACTCGTCATACCCGTGTTCGAGCATCGCTCGACTCCGTGTGGGAGTTCCATTCGTCCGTCGATGGACTCGTGGCACTCACACCGGAAGTTGCGAACCTTCGTATCGAGCGCGTCGTCGACGGCGACGGGCGGCCAGCGGATCGGGACCACCTCGTCCCCGGAACGCGCGTCGGCGTGTCCGTCAGACCGTTCGGTGTGGGCCCACGACGTGAGTGGATCTCCGTCATCGTCGAACGAACGGAAGAGCCGGGGACGAGGGTGTTCGTCGACGAGATGCGAGATGGGCCGTTCCCCGACTGGCGACATACACATGCGTTCTACGCCGACGGAGCGGAGACGCTGATCCGAGATCGGGTCGAGTACGAACTCCCCGCGACGTTCGGTCCACTGGATCGGTTCAGTGCGCTCGGATTCGAACCGGTGTTTCGCTACCGACATCGGCGGACGAAAGAGGCTCTGGAGTGA